One bacterium genomic window, TATGAAACGCTTGCTTTGGACTGAAGCGTTATTGTGCGAAACCGATATTCTTCTTTATGGCAATCGTACGGCCGCAACAACCGGTTTATGATCCGAACCCTGTGCATGCCGTAAAACCTCCGATGAAACCATGGTAATATCCTTGCTGACAAAGATGTGGTCGATTCTCATCACATCGCGGGCAAACCGTGATACCCATGGGAAATTTCCAGATCGGCGCTTTATCCACGACTCCCCGAAAGTATCGCCGAGCCCCCACCCTTTTTCCGAGTATGTGTTGTAAAACCTGCTTTCGAGAAGTTGGAATGCCCTGCTGTTCGGAGTATCGTTCAAATCTCCGCAGAGAATCGTGGGTTGTTTGAAAGTAGCGACTGTATCCATCAGATACCGGGCCTGTTCGAATTTTTCCCCATCTATTGCCGCTTCGGTATCGGTCGCTTTGGTGACCAGTTCCTTGTCATTGATATTTTTACGGGCTGCTTTCTCTATTCGATGCCCCACGGTTATCAGGTGATAGTTCACGATATTTATTGTTCTGCCCCCCACGTTCATCTCTGCAAAGATAAAATTCACATGACGGTCCTGTCGGTCACCCACTATGGGTACATCGATTTTTTTCAGGGGAAACCGTGAAAGAATAAGCGCCGCGCTCCGTGTCCATCGTGTCAGATTATCGCCGATCAGCATGTAGGGGAACTGGTTCCCCAGCTCTTCCCTGAAGAGTTCGGGATCACGCATCGGATTAAATTCCATGATACAGACAACATCGGGCGATATATGTTTGATTGTATTAATGACCTTCATGCGGTCTTCAAAACCGGCGCGCGCAAAAATATTGTAACTCATGACCCTGATATCGCCCGGATTCTCTTCACGGGTACCATGTGGAACCAGCTGCCAATGGTAATGAACGACAACCAGTAACAGTATACAGACTAGAGGTGCATAGTGTGAAAGGCTCTTTTTCGCAGTTGATTTCCGTATCAGGCGCAGAAAAGCAAGCATGATGAACCAGAGCAGCGGAAGAAAGAGGAATTTGAAGGATTGTTCAAAGAAAAAAACAAACAGGAGAACGGCACCTGCCAGCGCCGTGGTTATTCCCGGGATTCTCCTCGAAGATTTGGAAACTCTTATGACATGAACGATTACCCTGTCAATGAGCAGAGTCCAGACCAGAAGCCCGAAGGGAACCCATATAAGGTCCGAGAGTATGCTTGAAGCAAGCCGTAACAGTATTGCCCGTTCTGGAGTATATCGTGCTCCATACCAGATAAAGGCGGCAAGGGCGGCATATAACCACAGACAGAGAGGCAATAATACCGATATGATAAGCCTGATCAGTGAAAAAAACATTGTTTCAGACCTGCGCGGATAACTTCCCAATACTCCGTACTGACACTCCGTTTTTTAGCCGGTGAAGTCACCGGTTATCTGAGGGATAACCCGTGCTGTTCCAGAAACCGGAGGTATTCATCACGGAAACCGGTGAGATCCTCACTGGTGAGTGTTCTCTCGGGCAGCCCGAGCCAGTAACGGAATGTATAACTTGCCTTACCCTCGGGAAGCCCTTTCCCCTCATACAGATAGAGAAATTTATGTCTCTTCATGATAGGGTGCGCAAATCCACCCAGAATATCCTCAAGGGCTGAAAAGTTTGAGTTCTTGTCAACAAGTATGGAGAAGTCCATCCATGATCCCGGATAAACGGGTATCTGTTCATACTGGATTTCAGGATACGCCGGGCCGGTGAGGTTTTCTCCCTGGATTTCAAACCATGCTACCTGCGTGCCTTTTTCGTAAACCTCGATAAACGGCTTTGTAATATACCCTATCTGTCCCGCAAATCTGCCGTTGACCGTGATATTCATTACAGCGTCGGCGCCATGCCATGGTTTTGAGAGCTTGTCATTTATGGAAAAATCGGGAATACTGCTGTTCTCGAAGGTGAAAAGCTCCTCGATCGTTCCCCTGACAATGAGGAAAAGCTCCCGAAGTCCACCCAGCTTCTCAGACTGACAGGCCACTCCTGCAATATGCATCGGTTGAACGGATCCGCTGCCTTTAGGATGGTATACACTCCCGACCTCATAAAGAAAGAAGCGGTCGCGATGCAGTGAATTCGACTCCATAAGTTCAAGCAGGTTCGGCAGGAGTTCCCGTCTCAGACGGCTGTTGTTTTCAGCGGCAGGATTCTTGAGCGTCAGGGTCTCGCCGGGATCATAGCCGATGCGTTTCAGCCACACATCATCGTACCAGCTGTATGTGTGAACCTCGTTGAACCCTTTCGCTTCGCTGAGAAAACGGCGGATTTTATGGAGCTTCTGAAGTTCGGTGTTGAACTGATAAGCGCGCATTTCAATCATGGGCATTGACGGTTTCACATTGTTATACCCATAAATCCGCGCAACTTCTTCGACAATATCATACGGAATGGAAATATCGCGTTTGCTCCGGTGAGGGGGAACGTCAATCCTGAGTTCGCCGCCGTTTACGGAACCTCTGAAACCGAGCGACGAGAGAATTTCCAGAACACGTTCCTGGGGAATCTCCATTCCGATGGAACGGCTGATAACGTCGGTCTTCATGGTAATGGTGCGTATCTGCTCGCCCGAGTCACCGGCGCAGGTTATCCGTGAGCGTAATGCGGGATTGAGCCCCGAATCCCTGAGGAGCTGCACAAATCGCCGTATGGACAACGTCATGTGATATGGGGGCTGTCCTTTCTCGAACCGGAGACTTGCCTCACTTCTCAGGCCGAGCCGCAGGGCTGTACGGCGGATACGGGCCGGATTGAAATTCGCGCTCTCGAGAAGAACGCGGGTTGTGTTTTCCTTGACTTCGGTTTCCTCACCGCCCATGATGCCTGCAAGGGCTATGGGACCGGTATGGTCACAGATCATACAGTCTTCCGGAATCATATCGCGATCGATGCTGTCCAGTGTCCTGAATGTCCCTTTTTTACCGAAGGGAGCAACAATGACATCCCTCACCCGCTCGCCGTCGAAAGCATGCATGGGCTGACCGAGCTCGAACATGATGTAGTTTGTCAGGTCTACAAGCAGATTGATTGGACGCTGTCCTATAGCCAGAAGACGATACTGCATCCAGAGCGGCGAAAAAGCCGGCCTCAGTCCATCGATATCGAGACAGCAGTATCCGGGACAGCTTTCATTGTCGTCGATTCTCAGCGGAAACGGATCGAGACCGATTTCCTCTTTCTCTTCAATGATTTCGAGCGGTTTGAGCTCTTTTCCGAAAATTGCTGCCAGTTCGCGGGCAAAACCATAGTGCCCCCAGAGGTCGGGACGGTGTGTTACACTCTTGTTGTCCACAACAATGATATCATCATGATCGGGTACAATGTTTGCCAGCTCGGTTCCTGCCTGAAGCGATTCGGGAAAAGCCATGATACCGACATGAGACTCGCCCCATCCGAGCTCCATCGGGCTGCAGA contains:
- a CDS encoding endonuclease/exonuclease/phosphatase family protein, with product MFFSLIRLIISVLLPLCLWLYAALAAFIWYGARYTPERAILLRLASSILSDLIWVPFGLLVWTLLIDRVIVHVIRVSKSSRRIPGITTALAGAVLLFVFFFEQSFKFLFLPLLWFIMLAFLRLIRKSTAKKSLSHYAPLVCILLLVVVHYHWQLVPHGTREENPGDIRVMSYNIFARAGFEDRMKVINTIKHISPDVVCIMEFNPMRDPELFREELGNQFPYMLIGDNLTRWTRSAALILSRFPLKKIDVPIVGDRQDRHVNFIFAEMNVGGRTINIVNYHLITVGHRIEKAARKNINDKELVTKATDTEAAIDGEKFEQARYLMDTVATFKQPTILCGDLNDTPNSRAFQLLESRFYNTYSEKGWGLGDTFGESWIKRRSGNFPWVSRFARDVMRIDHIFVSKDITMVSSEVLRHAQGSDHKPVVAAVRLP
- the pheT gene encoding phenylalanine--tRNA ligase subunit beta, coding for MKLSLEWLGYYVDLPRLSPKDIAHELTMKTAEVEEVETLRRAVRGILVGEITAIEPIDTGKSDKPMRYVTVSLGSKTMKTVCGAPNVQIGMKSAYAPPGAVIAGGVTIGEQRMFGNLSQGILCSPMELGWGESHVGIMAFPESLQAGTELANIVPDHDDIIVVDNKSVTHRPDLWGHYGFARELAAIFGKELKPLEIIEEKEEIGLDPFPLRIDDNESCPGYCCLDIDGLRPAFSPLWMQYRLLAIGQRPINLLVDLTNYIMFELGQPMHAFDGERVRDVIVAPFGKKGTFRTLDSIDRDMIPEDCMICDHTGPIALAGIMGGEETEVKENTTRVLLESANFNPARIRRTALRLGLRSEASLRFEKGQPPYHMTLSIRRFVQLLRDSGLNPALRSRITCAGDSGEQIRTITMKTDVISRSIGMEIPQERVLEILSSLGFRGSVNGGELRIDVPPHRSKRDISIPYDIVEEVARIYGYNNVKPSMPMIEMRAYQFNTELQKLHKIRRFLSEAKGFNEVHTYSWYDDVWLKRIGYDPGETLTLKNPAAENNSRLRRELLPNLLELMESNSLHRDRFFLYEVGSVYHPKGSGSVQPMHIAGVACQSEKLGGLRELFLIVRGTIEELFTFENSSIPDFSINDKLSKPWHGADAVMNITVNGRFAGQIGYITKPFIEVYEKGTQVAWFEIQGENLTGPAYPEIQYEQIPVYPGSWMDFSILVDKNSNFSALEDILGGFAHPIMKRHKFLYLYEGKGLPEGKASYTFRYWLGLPERTLTSEDLTGFRDEYLRFLEQHGLSLR